Sequence from the Ectothiorhodospira sp. BSL-9 genome:
TGTTGATGGCTGTGGTGCTCGGCCTGTCCGCCGGGGTGGCGCCTGGTCCCTTGCTGGCCCTGGTGATCTCCGAGACCCTGCAGCACGGTCTGCGTGCCGGCATGAAGGTGGCGCTGGCCCCGCTGCTGACGGATCTGCCCATCATCCTGCTCACCTTGTTGATCCTGGCGCAGCTGGCTCATGTGGATCAGGTGCTGGGAGGGTTGTCGATTATCGGTGCCGGCGTGGTGGCCTGGCTGGGGTGGGAGTCGCTGCGATTTCGTCCGGCTGGCCCGGGCGACGGCGTGGTGCCTCGGGAGCGCTCGCTGCAAAAGGCTGTGCTGGCCAATATGCTCAGCCCGCATCCCTATCTGTTCTGGCTCAGTGTGGGTGGCCCCATCGTCATCCGCGCGTCCGAGTCCGGTCCTTGGGTTGCCGTGGGTTTTATTGCGGTCTTCTATGCGCTGCTCATCGGCGCCAAGGTGGGCATCGCCTTGATGACCGCCCGGGCCCGCCCCTGGCTGGCAGGGCGGGGCTATGTGATGACGGTGCGGGCGCTGGGGCTGGTGCTGTGGGCTCTGGCCGCCGTGCTGTTGTATGAAGGGTTGCGGACCCTGCTGGCCTGAGGTCAGGACGCTTCAGGAAGCCCGGCGCGGGTCAGCCCCATCGCCCCGCCGGAGTTACAGGCGTCCCGCCAGTATCAGCACCAGCAGTATCAGCACGACAACCCCAATGGCACCGCTGGGACCATAGCCCCAGCCCCTGGCGTGCGGCCAGGCGGGGATGACGCCAACAAGGATCAGTATCAGAACGATCAGGAGAATGGTTGTCAGGGTCATGGTTGAATACTCCAAGGGGTGATTGGAGTTCCATGTTGCGGCCCTTGAGGGCGATCTGTCTGTACGCCAGCGTACCCATTAGCCCTCGGATGGCGGGCCCTTCGTGGGTTTGACAAGGAGTCGATCGCATTCGCGCTTGACCACGGCATAGCATTCGCAACTGCGCGCTTCCAGGCCGGCACGGTCGAGGATCGTGATGTGGCCGCGATGGTATTCGATGAGGCCCGCCCGTTGCAGTTTGCCGGCAGCCTCCGTGACCCCTTCGCGCCTGACCCCAAGCATGTTGGCGATCAGCTCCTGGGTCATGACCAGGTGGTTGGATGGCAATCGGTCCAGGGACAGGAGCAGCCAGCGGCACAGCTGCTGATCCACCGTGTGGTGGCGGTTGCAGACCGCAGTCTGGGCCATCTGGGTGAGCAATGCCTGGGTATAGCGAAGCAACAGGTCATTCAATACCCCCCGGCGGCGTCCACCCACGCGATGAAAGGCCTCCTTGAGGCGCCGGCCACTGAGCCGGTAGGCCTGCCCGGCACTTTGCACCAGCGCCTGACTGGGGGTGGTTTCTCCTCCCATGAACAGCGCGACCCCCACCAGGCCGTCCTTGCCCACCACCGCGATTTCAGCCGAGGAGCCATCCTCCATCACGTAGAGGAGGGAGACGATGGCGTTGATGGGGAAGTAGACATGCTCCATCTGGACGCCGGGCTCATAGATCAACTGCCCCAGTTCGAGGGGGACGAGTTCGAGTCCAGGGAGCAGGTGCTGGTATTCCTGATCCGGCAGCATGGAAAGAAGCTGGTTGAGCCTGGGGTCCGGCACTTCCTGCATGTGGGAGGTTCCTTTTGCCGGTGATCTTGGTGTTTTTAGTTCCAGTGTAACTGCATCCCTGCAGGGATGAGTGTGAGCCATGTCCTGAATCAGCAACGCAGTATCTCCCGGCCTGCCGATGATTTTTCTGGCTCGCTGCTGACAACGGATGATGGTGTGAATCGCCCCTCATGTGGGCCCTTTTGCCTGGCTGGCCCGTTGTCATCGGCGTAGGATGGCGGACCATGGAGGTAAAATCGACGCCGGCAGGCCGGCTCAGGAGATACCCACTTGACCTCAACCGATGATTCGCCCGAGCCATCCTCGCAGGCCCGAACCTCGCAGGATGCTCCCGACAGCGCCCTGCAAGGAGCACCTCAATCCACCTCGCCCCTAGCACCTCCCATCGTTGGTGTCGGCGCCTCGGCCGGGGGGCTGGAGGCCCTGGAGGATCTGCTCAGGGGGTTGCCTGAACAGCCGGGATTTGCGGTGGT
This genomic interval carries:
- a CDS encoding DUF3309 family protein → MTLTTILLIVLILILVGVIPAWPHARGWGYGPSGAIGVVVLILLVLILAGRL
- a CDS encoding LysE family translocator codes for the protein MESTPVLLMAVVLGLSAGVAPGPLLALVISETLQHGLRAGMKVALAPLLTDLPIILLTLLILAQLAHVDQVLGGLSIIGAGVVAWLGWESLRFRPAGPGDGVVPRERSLQKAVLANMLSPHPYLFWLSVGGPIVIRASESGPWVAVGFIAVFYALLIGAKVGIALMTARARPWLAGRGYVMTVRALGLVLWALAAVLLYEGLRTLLA
- a CDS encoding Crp/Fnr family transcriptional regulator, with protein sequence MQEVPDPRLNQLLSMLPDQEYQHLLPGLELVPLELGQLIYEPGVQMEHVYFPINAIVSLLYVMEDGSSAEIAVVGKDGLVGVALFMGGETTPSQALVQSAGQAYRLSGRRLKEAFHRVGGRRRGVLNDLLLRYTQALLTQMAQTAVCNRHHTVDQQLCRWLLLSLDRLPSNHLVMTQELIANMLGVRREGVTEAAGKLQRAGLIEYHRGHITILDRAGLEARSCECYAVVKRECDRLLVKPTKGPPSEG